From Sporosarcina sp. Te-1, the proteins below share one genomic window:
- a CDS encoding anti-sigma factor domain-containing protein, with amino-acid sequence MMRTNRGIVCEKKTAYTVFLTNEGNFVRGYPIGDSPEIGQEVEFHQIKTFCFPKKPLLYGPVFAVAMLLVILFASLYPGNEKALAYVQVESMTALEFGVDQHGTVVDYHQFGDPQKLLSETMLSEWVGLPIHNVLGKATREITDGNSAEELVVTLVYEDSKKSEKMKDIMNHAIKTARSSQQEVNLKVVESSEQERIQAKKRDTSIQQYKKQQDIQSKTHSFNTAKKQEAESEKKVKKHNAKQIQREQSIQPQTGPEVRQNGQKNTNKDIIEKEPSENNPSRGVAEKRQNHSRKTEPVDTGKEIKSNAQKNPAGKGKKTKNPESQNHPGKGNQKGKENPSGK; translated from the coding sequence ATGATGCGTACAAATAGAGGCATTGTTTGTGAGAAGAAAACTGCATATACGGTATTCTTGACGAACGAGGGAAATTTTGTACGTGGATATCCTATCGGCGATTCTCCTGAAATTGGTCAAGAGGTGGAATTTCACCAAATTAAGACTTTCTGTTTTCCTAAAAAACCCTTACTATATGGCCCTGTTTTCGCTGTTGCCATGCTACTGGTGATTCTTTTTGCCTCACTGTACCCTGGAAATGAGAAGGCCTTGGCTTATGTTCAAGTGGAGTCGATGACTGCACTGGAATTCGGCGTCGATCAACATGGCACAGTCGTAGACTATCATCAATTTGGCGATCCGCAAAAGCTGCTATCTGAAACAATGCTTTCCGAATGGGTTGGACTGCCAATCCACAATGTCCTTGGGAAGGCGACACGTGAGATAACTGATGGAAATAGTGCCGAGGAGTTGGTCGTGACACTTGTTTATGAGGATAGTAAAAAAAGCGAAAAGATGAAAGACATTATGAATCATGCAATCAAAACAGCTCGCAGCAGCCAGCAAGAAGTGAATTTGAAGGTGGTTGAAAGCTCCGAACAGGAACGAATTCAAGCGAAGAAAAGAGATACCTCCATTCAGCAATATAAAAAGCAACAAGACATTCAGTCGAAGACCCATAGTTTCAATACAGCTAAAAAACAAGAAGCAGAAAGCGAAAAGAAAGTAAAAAAGCACAACGCGAAACAAATCCAGAGAGAACAGTCTATTCAACCGCAAACCGGACCGGAAGTTCGACAGAATGGACAGAAGAACACAAATAAAGACATCATAGAGAAAGAGCCATCTGAAAATAATCCTTCCAGAGGAGTTGCCGAAAAACGCCAGAATCACTCCAGAAAAACAGAGCCGGTCGATACAGGAAAAGAAATCAAAAGCAATGCACAAAAGAATCCTGCTGGCAAAGGGAAGAAAACAAAGAATCCGGAATCTCAGAATCATCCTGGCAAAGGGAATCAAAAAGGTAAAGAAAATCCATCAGGAAAATAA
- the sigI gene encoding RNA polymerase sigma-I factor yields the protein MFLALIQGMFHSKKTDHTLHKLVYKAKKGDEEVMNDLLSTYTPFMKKTASFVCSRHIDEHDDEFSVAMNAFHEAILKFETTHYASLTTFAHLIMKRRLIDFIRKETAYNTPVIYAGESKESDPYAHEQHPIFNKISIQQHTEDHRSQERKDEIKRYNEVLKKYGLSFNELSRTSPKHADARRTAIQIAQIVAETPTFYESVIQRKRLPIKELEGLVDVSRKTIERQRKYILAIVLLLKGDFTYIQEYVKGDVI from the coding sequence ATGTTCTTAGCATTAATTCAAGGAATGTTTCATAGCAAAAAAACAGACCATACATTACACAAGCTAGTATATAAGGCGAAAAAAGGGGATGAGGAGGTCATGAATGACCTCCTCTCCACTTATACGCCATTTATGAAAAAAACAGCTTCATTCGTTTGCAGTCGACACATCGATGAACATGACGATGAATTTAGCGTAGCAATGAATGCATTTCATGAAGCGATTTTAAAGTTCGAGACGACACATTATGCTTCATTGACGACGTTTGCACATTTGATCATGAAGAGACGACTCATTGATTTCATTAGAAAAGAAACAGCCTATAATACTCCCGTAATTTATGCGGGTGAAAGCAAGGAATCGGATCCATACGCTCACGAGCAACATCCGATTTTTAATAAGATATCTATACAACAGCATACAGAGGATCATCGGTCCCAGGAAAGAAAAGATGAGATAAAGCGTTATAACGAAGTGCTTAAAAAATACGGACTATCGTTTAATGAACTTAGTCGAACATCGCCAAAGCATGCGGATGCCAGAAGAACTGCCATCCAAATTGCGCAAATCGTTGCTGAAACGCCCACTTTTTATGAGTCCGTCATTCAAAGGAAACGGCTCCCAATCAAAGAGCTGGAGGGCTTAGTGGATGTATCGAGAAAAACAATAGAGCGGCAAAGGAAATATATTCTTGCCATCGTTCTGTTATTGAAAGGCGATTTTACATACATACAGGAATACGTTAAAGGGGACGTCATATGA
- a CDS encoding cytochrome P450, with translation MNLPVEKGLDHTFDLLTEGYRFMQKRFDSYQTKVFETRLMGKKMICMVGRDAVKLFYDPNRFQRTGAIPKRVQKTLFGENGIQTMDGAAHHVRKALFLSLMTKERLSFLHELTLEQWRIRTQKWMPGKPIILFDEAEEVLCKVACLWAGVPLEESEVATRAYDLGALIDALGGVGPRYREGRNARIRTEKWIESLIEEYRQGAIPHNGSALEAMATHRDENGHLLDTHMAAVELINIIRPIVAVARFIVFGMLALYQFPEEKNKLRHHGDHYLENFAQEVRRYYPFAPFLGAMAKTDFQWKGVQFKKGDTVLIDLYGTNHDPESWTNPYQFKPERFDEEQADLYNFVPQGGGDVTTGHRCPGEEITVTIMKASLSYFVNELDYEVMQGQDLSINMTRLPTLPNSRMVIRKQ, from the coding sequence ATGAACTTGCCTGTTGAAAAAGGGTTGGACCATACATTTGATTTGCTGACGGAAGGATACCGCTTCATGCAGAAACGGTTTGATTCCTACCAAACCAAAGTGTTTGAAACGCGCTTGATGGGAAAGAAGATGATTTGCATGGTAGGACGGGATGCCGTGAAGTTATTTTATGATCCGAATCGATTTCAGCGTACCGGAGCTATACCGAAACGTGTTCAGAAGACGCTCTTCGGGGAAAATGGCATCCAAACGATGGATGGAGCTGCCCACCATGTACGAAAGGCGTTATTTCTCTCTCTCATGACAAAAGAGAGACTTTCCTTTTTGCATGAGTTGACTTTGGAACAATGGCGAATCCGAACCCAGAAGTGGATGCCTGGCAAACCCATCATATTGTTTGATGAAGCGGAGGAAGTGTTGTGCAAGGTAGCGTGCCTGTGGGCTGGTGTACCATTGGAGGAATCAGAAGTCGCAACACGTGCGTATGATTTAGGTGCCTTGATTGATGCGCTTGGTGGAGTTGGTCCACGGTATCGCGAAGGACGGAACGCGCGAATCAGGACAGAAAAATGGATTGAGTCGTTAATTGAGGAGTATCGTCAAGGGGCAATTCCACACAATGGAAGTGCATTGGAAGCAATGGCGACTCATCGGGACGAAAACGGGCACCTACTCGATACTCATATGGCTGCTGTTGAGCTGATTAATATTATACGACCTATTGTGGCAGTCGCCCGCTTTATTGTCTTTGGCATGCTCGCCTTGTACCAATTCCCAGAGGAGAAAAATAAATTACGCCATCATGGCGATCACTACTTGGAGAACTTTGCCCAAGAAGTCCGCCGCTACTACCCGTTTGCTCCATTTCTCGGCGCCATGGCGAAAACTGATTTTCAATGGAAAGGAGTCCAATTCAAAAAAGGCGACACCGTCCTCATTGATCTCTACGGCACGAATCATGACCCGGAAAGTTGGACGAATCCTTACCAATTCAAGCCTGAACGGTTTGATGAAGAGCAAGCGGATTTGTACAACTTTGTCCCGCAAGGCGGGGGTGATGTGACAACCGGCCATCGCTGCCCGGGGGAAGAGATCACTGTAACGATCATGAAAGCAAGTCTGTCCTACTTTGTAAACGAATTGGATTATGAAGTCATGCAAGGGCAGGATTTATCCATTAATATGACGCGATTGCCGACACTGCCGAATAGCAGAATGGTTATTCGAAAACAATGA